From the genome of Candidatus Baltobacteraceae bacterium, one region includes:
- a CDS encoding DUF5069 domain-containing protein, whose translation MSIIAPDLNTTPPRSGRFLLGRYTWLARLADKVRAEHAGLEGEYIAYCGLSTGFLDRAGVSVADFDKLIRDGASDSDLADYFDKHVDDPHREAANSYVLDDMKSHLDKQDAEEGRA comes from the coding sequence ATGAGCATCATCGCACCGGACCTGAATACGACGCCGCCGCGCAGCGGGCGCTTCTTGCTAGGCCGCTACACGTGGCTCGCGAGACTGGCCGACAAAGTGCGCGCGGAGCATGCCGGATTAGAAGGCGAATACATCGCGTACTGCGGCCTTTCGACGGGGTTTCTCGACCGTGCGGGCGTGAGCGTTGCCGACTTCGACAAACTCATTCGCGATGGCGCGAGCGATTCGGATCTCGCGGACTACTTCGACAAACACGTCGACGACCCGCACCGCGAAGCAGCCAATTCATACGTGCTCGACGACATGAAGTCGCACCTCGACAAGCAGGACGCCGAGGAAGGCCGCGCTTAA